CCACAGGAACGCGCCAAAGGGGAAAAGGAAGCCTCGCAGGGCTTTGCGACCCTGGCGCCGCTGCTGCGGGGTCGCCCGGCGCAGCAGCTCAAGGCGACGCAGCAGGACTGGCAGGCGCTGCAACTCACCGCCGATTCCGCCGACAGCCGCGCCATCCTCGGCGCCTACGAAGCCCTGAGCCGCAACAACCAGCAACTGCTGGTGGACGACATGCTCAGCGCCGCCGGACTCGACAGCGAGCAAGACCCCGCGCTCGGCTCCTTGATCATGGCCAACCAGCGCCGCATCCCCAAACTGTCGTCCGAGCTTCAGCTGGCCGCCCTGACCGCCGACATGCTCACCCTGACCCCGAACGACGCCGGGCTGCGCCAGCAACTGCTGCGCCACACCGCGATCATCAGCGACGTGCTCGACGCTTACCGGGGTGACCTGGCGCGCGCCTACTCGCTGCGCCCCGAGCTGCGGCAGACCCTTCAGGCACCCACCGACAAGATGACCCGCGCCATCGACGACAGCCTTCAGCGCGCGCAGGCCGGGCTCGACAAAGGCACCTACGGCGACGCCCTCGCCAAGAGCTACAGCCTCAGCCTCAACAGCCTGCGCGACTCGTACATCGCCACCATCACCTCGGTCGGCCAGGAACTGCTGGGCCGCGCCAAGGGCGGGTACGTGACGCTGGCCTTGCAGTTCGGCCTGCTGCTGCTGCTGCTCGGGGCCGTCGCCGCGCTGCTGTTTGCCCTGATGCGCGCCATCACGCGGCCCCTCTCGCAGCTCACCGACGCCTCGCGCCAGCTGTCGGCAGGCGACCTGAACGTAGACGTGCCGGTCACCACTCAGGACGAACTCGCGCTGCTGAGCCGGTCGTTCAACGACGCCGCCGCCGAGCTGCGCCGCAACCAGTTGCGGGTGGACCAGGAACGCGAGGAAGCCCAGCAGATGCAAAGCAACATCGGGGAGTTCCTCGACGTGACGATGGACATCGCCGACGGCGACCTCACCCGGCGCGGCAAGGTCACCGACGACGTGCTGGGCAACGTGGTGGACTCGATCAACCTGATGGTGGGCGAACTCGCCGACACGCTGCGGGAGGTGCAGGGCGCCTCGCAGTCGGTCAACCAGGGCTCGGCGCAGATGCTCACGACCACCGCCCAGATCGGCCAGGGTTCGCAGCTCACCGCCGAGCAGTCGCGCCGCCTCGCCGAGCGGGCCGCCGAGATCAGCCTGCGGATTCAGGACCTCGCCCGCAGCGCTCAGGACAGCGC
The nucleotide sequence above comes from Deinococcus radiodurans R1 = ATCC 13939 = DSM 20539. Encoded proteins:
- a CDS encoding methyl-accepting chemotaxis protein — protein: MSQQAELNRLEPPFSRQNRKSSDLSRAPQRSGLLGRLGIGQKLGLMALSLGVPVVGLAAWQATQQLSRINHTVTQLHGLQQTEPLAAVQSGMYLYVYGLTHDDPQERAKGEKEASQGFATLAPLLRGRPAQQLKATQQDWQALQLTADSADSRAILGAYEALSRNNQQLLVDDMLSAAGLDSEQDPALGSLIMANQRRIPKLSSELQLAALTADMLTLTPNDAGLRQQLLRHTAIISDVLDAYRGDLARAYSLRPELRQTLQAPTDKMTRAIDDSLQRAQAGLDKGTYGDALAKSYSLSLNSLRDSYIATITSVGQELLGRAKGGYVTLALQFGLLLLLLGAVAALLFALMRAITRPLSQLTDASRQLSAGDLNVDVPVTTQDELALLSRSFNDAAAELRRNQLRVDQEREEAQQMQSNIGEFLDVTMDIADGDLTRRGKVTDDVLGNVVDSINLMVGELADTLREVQGASQSVNQGSAQMLTTTAQIGQGSQLTAEQSRRLAERAAEISLRIQDLARSAQDSAAAAQQALQTSQQGQQAVQGTLQGMAAIREGTQDVAQTMQALSERSEQIQGIVDTITQISSQTNLLSLHASIEAAGAGEAGSRFAVVADEVRQLAEQTNEATGRVAALITTLQSDIAQVRQGVQSSAAQVEKGYRVAEEAGSRLQELGDIAQRSAQLAGQMSDVSGAQARDIEQLGQGVQDIAALAEGAQQSVQRGRGAAEQLRALATQLDQSLSRFRLG